AAACCATTCTTTTAGCCAATCCGCGCGGATTCTGCGCCGGCGTGGACAGAGCCATCAGCATTGTAGAGCGGGCACTGGAAGAATTCGGTGCGCCGATTTATGTGCGCCATGAAGTCGTGCACAATAAATTCGTGGTGGACAACCTGCGCGATAAAGGTGCGGTGTTTATCGAAGATTTGGCGGATGTGCCCGAAGGTGCGACCTTGATTTATTCGGCGCACGGCGTATCCAAAGCGGTTCAGGATGAAGCCGAGGCGCGCGGTTTCCGTGTGTTTGACGCAACTTGTCCGTTGGTGACAAAAGTGCATAAAGAAGTGGCGCGCTTGGATGAGCAGGGCTATCAGATTATTATGATCGGCCATAAGGGACACCCTGAAGTGGAAGGGACGATGGGGCAGCTGCCTGAAGGTACGATGCTGCTGGTGGAAACCGTAGATGATGTTGCCGGTTTGGAAGTGCGCAATCCGGATAAGCTGTCGCACGTCAGCCAAACGACTTTGTCGGTAGATGAAACCAAAGACATTATCGAAGCCTTGCGGGCGCGTTTTCCCAATATCCGCAGTCCGCATAAGGAAGATATCTGCTATGCGACCACCAACCGTCAAGAAGCGGTAAAAACTTTGGCGTCGGAGTGTGATATCGTGATTGTAGTCGGTTCGCCTAACAGCTCGAACAGCAACCGTTTGCGCGAAGTAGCGGCGCAGCGCGGTATTGATTCGTATATGGTCGACAACGCCGGATACCTCAAACCGGAGTGGTTTGAGGGTAAGCGCAAAGTCGGCGTAACCGCCGGGGCTTCCGCGCCCGAAGTATTGGTGCAGGAAGTGGTGTCAGCCATTCAAAGCTGGGGACACGATACCGTTTGCGAAGGTGAAGGCGTAGAAGAGAGCATTGTTTTCGTGCTGCCTAAAGCATTGCGTAAATAAAAGTGTGAAGCCGGGCTGATCTGCGGCGTATCAAATCATGCCGTCTGAAAATGGGAAGGCCGTCTGAATTTTCAGACGGCCTTGATTTATGCTGACGGTATGCGCCTTGCGGCCATGCGTTGACCGATTTCTGCGAGTTTTTCCGGCGGAATATGCTGTTTGGCCAGTTCAAACAAGGGTTCTTCGATTTGCAGATGGGCATGGTAGCCGTCGGTGAAATTTTGCAATACCTGCGGATTCGGGCGGTATTCGGAGTTGCTTTGCATCAGGGTAAATTCATGGGACAGCTGCCGCCAGCTTTCGTGCAGCGTTTCGTGCTGGCCGAGCAGCGTATCGATGTCGGTGCGGGCTTGCGGCGCATATTGCA
Above is a genomic segment from Neisseria weaveri containing:
- a CDS encoding hemerythrin domain-containing protein, translating into MDLFDNRSVTFAEPIEMLYACHGKVRRFCGQVALLSQYIEDNGCNDIVIQTVRQISQYFNIAAPLHHQDEEDDLFPLLLQYAPQARTDIDTLLGQHETLHESWRQLSHEFTLMQSNSEYRPNPQVLQNFTDGYHAHLQIEEPLFELAKQHIPPEKLAEIGQRMAARRIPSA
- the ispH gene encoding 4-hydroxy-3-methylbut-2-enyl diphosphate reductase, whose product is MTEKTILLANPRGFCAGVDRAISIVERALEEFGAPIYVRHEVVHNKFVVDNLRDKGAVFIEDLADVPEGATLIYSAHGVSKAVQDEAEARGFRVFDATCPLVTKVHKEVARLDEQGYQIIMIGHKGHPEVEGTMGQLPEGTMLLVETVDDVAGLEVRNPDKLSHVSQTTLSVDETKDIIEALRARFPNIRSPHKEDICYATTNRQEAVKTLASECDIVIVVGSPNSSNSNRLREVAAQRGIDSYMVDNAGYLKPEWFEGKRKVGVTAGASAPEVLVQEVVSAIQSWGHDTVCEGEGVEESIVFVLPKALRK